Within Vicia villosa cultivar HV-30 ecotype Madison, WI linkage group LG1, Vvil1.0, whole genome shotgun sequence, the genomic segment GTTTGGAAGAGCAGcagtttgttttgaatgatgttgtTGGGTTCTTTTGTTTTAAATCTATCAAGTTTAATGTAATGTTTGGAACCTTTTTTATGTTATATTGATATTCTGTATTTGAATTTTAACAGAACATGGTTTGATAACCTTTTATGTAATTCCAATATCATAGTTTTATGATTTGGACAGATGCTTGAACATTTAAATGATTATTGGCATGGTTTACTTTAGTTTAATTGGTGTTGTTATTGTAATGTGGCTGTGCTTTCAGATTTATTTAATTTGTGTAAGATGTGTGAGTTAATATGATCCAAGTGTTAATGATATATagtataaaaagtaaaaataaggATACCATTACATGAAAGTAGATATTGTAGCAACATCTGaagttcaatataattggtaataaaaaaaattgaagagaaaagagcATCTGAAAGCACAGATTATGTatggtatttttttaaaaacagtgAATGTTTAAGATTATTTATACTTTTTTTAATAGAATATTAAGTGTTAAAAAATATGtatagtattttttaaaaaattatttattgattCCTAATTATTACTacgtatatataataattttaaaaataacttgaAAATTTTTGATCAACAATTTTTGCTCtaacatatatataataattttaaaaattatatattaagtatttataaaataatatgtgACTTAATTTCTGGTTGTGATACATTTTATTTTGCTATTAAATTTGATGAAATTAACTAAtagtttatttaaaaatagttgatAAAATGTAATAATTGCCCCTAAAAAATTGATTCCTAATTAactaatagtttttaaaaaattatttattgattCCTAATTATTACTACGTAAGTGGAAAAAAATAACTTGAAAATTTTTGATCAACAATTTTTGCTCtgacatatatataataattttaaaaattatatattcaagtatttataaaataaaatttttggataATTTCTATTTGTGATACATTTTATTTTGCTATTAAATTTGATGAAATTAACTAAtagttatttaaaaatagttgatAAAATGTAATAATTGCCCCTAAAAAAAAGATTCTACTATATAggtataaaaaaaatacttatttaCTTTTTTGCTGTTTAGAATTCCGGGAAATATGGTAAAGAGGaggtaataaaaaaaaaaaaaaaaaggagatcaaaaatatttaaacacTGCATGGTATTGGTGAAGCTAAAAAAGGTAGTGTATGCATGTATATTTGAGGTTAACGGATGCTGATGACATAAATGCATTTTTTTAGTTACAATACAAAGCGTTGTTCCAAATGTTTATTAATTGTTTCGGTTACACCGTGGATAATAGGGAAAAGTTATGATTGATTAAATAGGTGTCATTTATTGAAGAAGTCTGGGGAAACTGAAGCGTGCAAGGTATAGTCACGATATATTTTGAACTATTCACATTACATCACTTTTACTGATTTCATTCCTCTTGTTTATCAAAAAAAACAGACATTTCTTCTCAAGCTACTAAGAAATGAAGACACTGACGGGTGGACGAAAGCCAACGCATGGGTGGATATCAGACGACGATGAAGGTGTCATGAGGTCAGAAACATTATTTCCTCCTCTATTTcggttgttttttattttttccagCCCCGATCTatttaggttttagggttttttgaTTTAATCTGCATGATAAAATGGTTTTGTGTGAGTTTTATAAAATGATGTGAATGGAGTAGAGCCCTTGCTGTTTCTGAAAGTCATGTTTCGGAATATTGTGAAAGTATGACTTATCTTTGTTTGGCTGTTAGTGTTACTCATTATTTTCTAATAGTCTTCATTATCGGTCCAGATTGTCATCTTATATCTATTTTCAAGTTGTTAATCTTGAAATTTTAAGGTTATTTAAATAATACTTAggattattattgtttatttctCCTTCAAAACGTCCTAACGGAGTTACAACTGTTCTTCCAGTGAGGAGACAGCATTGATTGAGATAGAGAAACTCGTGAATGAGGTTGCAGATGGTTCTGAAAAAAAATCTTGTGGCAAGTCTGTTAGAAAAGATaagacaaaatcaaagaaatctGTTACATTTGCTGAAACTTCAAAGAATGCACCTGTAGTTGTTTCCAATGTCGTCAACACAGCTGTTCCTATAAGGAATGTTAAGGTTGAACAACATGATGTCCCCCTTGTCTCTGGGAACGATAATCAACCAAATAGCAAAACCACTGAGAACTCCAACACTGTTGTTGAGAAAACAGTTGCAAACAAAGCAAGTGTCCTTTGTAAGAGAACAAATATGCAGGCTGAGTGCAGGACTGCCAACAAAAGAGCTGATACAGATGGGAAGCCGAAAAGTACTGTGAAACTTGCAAAGAAGGGCAAAAATGTTTCAAATGTTAGGATAAGGATGTGGGGGGGAAAGCCGACTTACTGCTGGGATATTGCTATTAAGAATTCAAAAGTAAAGAAGGATAATGTCCAGGTAAGCATGCTCGAAATTTACCTTGTATTTTAATACTGAACTATGTCAAGTGTTTGATTAATGGAATCTCTGTGTTATTGCAGCATTTCCCTAAGCAGATAGCATTAGACTGCTTGGCAAGAAATCAGAAGGAGGTAACCATTAGAGATTGCGATCTGTATCAACAATTCAAGTGTACTGTGAAGACGGCATATCGTGGCGGGGTTCCAAGTCCATCTGAGAAATACATGACTAAAGGCTGGTACGCATATGTGAAGGCCAAAGGGTTCAAGAGAGGTGACAAACTTACATGTCAATTGGCCCGACATGGTACTTTCATTTATGTTCAgatgaagaagaaatgatgggaCTTGGAAATTTGTGGAAGAACTTGCTAATCGTTATGTTTATTATGTGTTTTCAGTATAAACTCTTCTTCCTTTATGTATGGGGGAATTTAAGTGTTTTTGTTGGATGGAATTTTGTGTTGAACTTTTACTGCTGTGCTCCTTAACTCTATCAAAACTCAACtatgttttttgtttaaattctAATGGTTGCATCTTTTTTATAATTCTGCTGTTATGGTATATATAAGTttatttgtatgttatggatgactATTTTGGCACCTAACTTTATTGTGAATCCATATGTTTGGAGTATCATAACTATTATTTTGTTAGAATGCTGTCATTTAGAATATGAATTCTTTTTTTACTGTACTTGTTAAGAAagtgaaaaatatttcaaaaatacatAAGTCCATACTCTATTAGatatttaaatatatgttttttataataaaaaaaaaatatgaattaatttatgATGTCCTGCgagtaaaataaaatttatattgaaacatatgtaacaaaattaaaaaaagtaataatgTATGGTTTACAATATATGTATACATGTTACAAAGTGTAATgatgaatattattttaatttgttttggtttttatgtCCTATAGAATAAAGGCCCATCAAGTTTCACGGCCCAAGCTGTAAGTGTATACCTAAGAGCATATATAGGAAGTTTTTGAGAAATTTTTGATAAATGATAAAATCTTGCTCTATTATCATTAAAACATTGGAGATGGTGAAGTGGGGGGTACCATTTGTTCCTTCTCCTTCCAGCAGGTAAGTAGAAAATGCATGCTTAAAGCAAAAATTTCTTCTgacataaaaaaaattcagaCTTCTCTACTTTTGCATGCACTGGAAAATTGATCTCAATTAGGGATGTATAGTTGATAACTAAGTATTTATTAAAGTTTTTTGTTAGATCTGTACTAAGATGACTGTTGTtcttaacaaaaaataaaataatgaatagTTATATTCGAAAAATATTTGTTATAACTTGTAGAATAATTGTACTGTTGTATTTAATGTTTAAGTGATCCGGAAAGAGACTCCCTTGAGTGGGCACGTCAAATCATTAAAGAGTTCGACGAAGAGCAAGATAAAATGTTAAAAACTCTCATAAACGATGGATTTCTTACTGAAGAGGAATGCATTGCTGATTATAGTGGTGAAGTAAAGTGGAGGAAGCATGTCACAGAAGCAAACATGCATGGACAAAATGCACTGGTAAATATCTTGAAAAATTTAAtgtatttatgtatatatttgtaAAACTCATTTACATATCATGCATGTTGTAAAATCTGTAGAATATTCCTATGGAAATATCGAAGACGTGCTTTGGAAAGACGCAGAATGCAATAAGGATGGTAGATcttgttgatggaaaaggatatcAGTGCGTAATTCTTAGGGCCAGTAGGAATGAGTATGAAATACATATTGGGGTTGGATGGTACTCTTTTGCAAGAGAGAAAAAACTAAAATCAGGAGACGTGCTGGAATTCTCAATGATTCCATTTTCAGATCTGATATTTGTTCAGTTAGTGAACAGGAATTGATGTTGCTGGTATGTTTTAATATGAAGGTACTGTGTTGGGTTGGTTGTTTTTTATCTTTATAGTTTGTGTTGGGTtggatgttttttatttttagactttGTGTTGTGAATGGTATTTGTTTAAGAATATGGAATTTATGTTGACTGCGATTTAGTTTTACCTCTGTTAATTTATATGAATGATGTTGCAAATGCTATACTGTTTGGTAACAAAGtgatttattcaaaaaaaaaattacagctTTATATTGTTTGGTATATGTGTTTTATTAAAAAGTGGATCTTTTTATGATGTAAATGGCATAGAGCATGTTTCTGTTTCTTTATGGCATTTAGATTAATGATATATATTTGAAGAATGTGTGAATTGCAAAAAAATAGATATCCATGAGTTGCATATACTATATATtgcaattacaaaaaaaaaaatagatatccCGAACTTGAAATGATTAACGTGCATGGCGTTTAAAACTTCAAAATACTAATTGAATGGAACATTTAATTGTCCAATTATAAATTTTCAAAGACTTCTTTGAAAACGACATTCGTCGTCACCGACAATGGTTGTTTGTCTTTGTCGTGAATTAAGATCTTTAGACCCTTTTTGCTCTTTACTCTTGAGACTGCCACATAAAATTGACCATGACTGAACACGCTTCTTGGCAAATATATACCGACGAAATCTAAAGATTGACCTTGAGATTTGTTAATTGTCATAGCGTAGCATACCATTATAGGAAACTGTCTTCTGGTCATTCGGAAGGGCCATGGTGATTGAGTCGGAGTTATATCCATTCGTGCAATGTATACAATACCACCAATGTTCTTTCCAGAAATAATTTTTGCTTCTATAACATGATCGGCCAGTTTGGTAACAATGAGACGTGTTCCATTGCAAAGCCCTTCTGCTTGGTCAATATTCCTGAGCAGCATTATTGGTGTACCGATCTTCAATTTGATTTTATGATTGGGGACACCGGAAGTTTGCAAGGCATTCAAAAATTCTGGAGTTAAAACATCAAAAGATTCATTGCCGTCACCGTCTGTTGTATCAACTGAATCCGAGCTTAAATACTCTTTCTCTTGACCTGCAGGTTGACAATGTTATTTGTTGTCGTAAATAACATTGggcatgaaaaaataaaatacacaacgaaatactataaaaaaatgttgattacCGGGAACAAATTCTAAAATATACTGATTGATTTGATCAACAGTCTCTATGGTTCCAGCTAATATTGCCCTTGACTGTAGAAAATCCACATTATTGTAGTTAACGGCAAAATTTGGATAGGTGTTTTCAAATATTGCCTTGAGGggatcatcaaaatcagagatcAACAGATCTTTAGGAACGTCGATCTCTGCGTAACCATCATTTGGTTCTGATATCTTCCCATCTCCAACAGTTAAAATCCAATTTGAGAAATGTCTTAACTCTGCAGAACTGGTGGATTTTGCCGACTGCTGTAGTCGCATATTCTTTGTGAGTTTCAAAACCTTGCAGTGATCCCATATGTATGATGAATTTATTGTAGCATGAACTATATCCGAGCGGCTGCCTCTTGGAATAACTGGAAGAATTTGCCTGAAATCACCGCCAAAGACTATTACCTTACCtccaaatattttatttgatgctTTGGATCCACCCATGATATCCTTCATAGTTTTATCCAATGCCTCAAAACAAAACTTGTGACACATTGGAGCCTCGTCCCAGATTATCAACTTTGATAGTTTTAGTAGATCACCTCTATCGCTCCCTTTGTTTATGTCGCATGTGGAAGATTCAAGCGTGGGAATCGGAATTTTGAATTTAGAATGCGCCGTCCGGCCACCTGGAAGTAATAGGGAGGCAATTCCAGAAGAAGCAACTGTCAGACATATTTGTTTCTTTGATCTTATATAAGAAGCTAGTGTTCTCCACATATAGGTTTTGCCTGTACCGCCGTAACCATAAAGAAAGAACACGCCTCCATTCTGGTTATTCACGGCCATCATGATTTGCTTAAATACATCCCTTTGTTCATCTGTTGGTAATTAGAAGATTATTCTTAGACAATCATAATATACTATGCTATGCTATTGTTAATTTGGTTTTACATTTATAACAAATTTCAAATGGACAGTGAAGAAACCTGTGAGATTCTGATACAGCATGTTAAATTCTTGAAGTTGTTCATCTGGATTGTAGTTCCGCTCTTCGTAAATAAGCTTGTTGCCAAATTCTTCGGGGACATATCCTTGTGGTTTTGGCATCCCAGGAAAGTCGCTCAGGCTCTTACGGTTACGTTGTAGTAGCTTTTCTATCTCAATCAATGTCAGATTGTATATTTCTTGTTCTGATAACCTCAAACCTATTTAACAGAAGTTTGCAatagaattatttaaaaaatgaagttaatGAAGTTGACATCTAATTCTTTTATTCAATAACATGTTACCTCTGTTGTTGGCAATAGTCTGTTGAGAGTAAAGAATTCCATCAGATAGAAGATGCCTTGTTTTGCTCCATACATGCCTTGGTCTGTTAATGCTACTTGACAGCAACATGTGGACAAAAAGCAATCTTAAATAGTGGCCAGAACCCCACTGAAATGCCTCTGAAATAGCAGCTATAAATTCACGATCATCCCCAATAAAGCCCATTGCAAAACATGCATCACGGAAAGTATCGTATTTGACGTTGTTAACTATTTTCAGTTCTGAATAATTTCGAGGGCCCTTCACATGTGTAAGCATCATTCTGAGAAAGTACAATTCTCCTGTAGTTGGAGGAACCCAAATTAACCTGCCAATTGTGTAACCCTTCTGCCTGGGCTTCCACTCTCTTTTCTTTTTGACATATACaaactttgaaacaaaattgCTATAAGTTAACTGTTGAGCTTCGGTGTATTTCTGATTAGCTTCAAACCATGCCGTAAACATCGACTCAGTTACACTTGGTTTCTCAAGGACATTGGAAACATTGCTGATGTCAGTATAGTAGACTGAATGTTGACCTTCGCAATGGAAGTGTAATCTTTCGACAGCTGGTTTCCTTCCATGAATGGGGAAACCATAAATCCTCCAGGATGCTTCGCTTGGAGAAACATACCTGCAGTCAATATACTGCTTGATTTCATCAATATCTTGACGCTCAATAGGACAtccattttcattcataacaattGCAGCTGTTATTCGATCATAGCCTTTGTTGAtgtatttaaacaaatattttatggaTGTGCTTTGATTGCACCATTCCATATTAATATGAGTTCTGAACTTCAACAACAATTTTGCATTGTAAGGAACAACAAATCTATTGTCAACCTCTATACCATTCCTAATGACAGTGTGACCGTTGTCCCTTCTTCTGTAAACCGGATAACCATCTTGATCGACAACTGTCTCAGCCCGAAAGTCTTTAGGAAAGTATTTGGAACATTTACCATCCTTCATACATTGCAAAGACCGGTTTGCGTTTCCGCAAGGTCCGTGTATCATGTGACTTTTTACCAAATTATATAAGTCTCCGTCGGTGTCCTTGTTCGGAATTTCGGCAGATATAATACGGTCAATATCAGCAGGTGTTGGATATTTGCTGGATGGATGTAGAAATATCAAAATATGAGCGTGGGGAAGACCTCTCTTCTGAAACTCAATTGTGTACATATCT encodes:
- the LOC131646916 gene encoding uncharacterized protein LOC131646916, producing the protein MDDLNQKALEDKWFSSVLSKKRSAEARLHRKRQLQSKRAKKLNGLQKENVGKTTPISSHDNAHARIPFSTISQNIPSSSNSVITNLQKTHASSVISNLASSLNKKRPRVVTMRNINMRGTNLNNRFDNVVGECGSTSSKNSPLHTTEINELFEDDNEEDNMHDDSSESWSSDDSMVMDEDEEDMDNQAVMVNALPSGDFYDIGDPVFECPKCGANMWYLERKTKCRQTLSPKFTMCCGDGKVQIPLLREPPPVLQKLLFDQTNPESKLFQQQIRLFNMMFAFTSPGAKMDNRFNNGRGPPNYRIQGQSCHRIGSMLPLPGQNPRFAQLYIYDTEHEIQHRVNGFKTKDGIDLDIVKKLSSMLYQHNVHAQSFKMARDILSEGNVSDLKLRLISERRTDGRIYNQPTVSEVAALIVGDVDTAEKRDIIMHKQSGQLQRIDEYHTSYLGFQYPLLFPYGEDGYRPNIRHRNQDSNNRRNSESITGVADNEDVPWEQATKRNRLTIREWFAFRIQARKNEAQTVLRSRRLFQQFLVDGYTMMESERLRWLRKNQSKLRVGKYNYLADIRTNGHTDGANTGKRVVLPSSYVGSRRYMDQLYFDGMAICSYVGFPDLFITFTCNPNWPELKRVLGSNNLTPADRPDLITRIFKMKFDELLSDLTKKGCMGKVLAYMYTIEFQKRGLPHAHILIFLHPSSKYPTPADIDRIISAEIPNKDTDGDLYNLVKSHMIHGPCGNANRSLQCMKDGKCSKYFPKDFRAETVVDQDGYPVYRRRDNGHTVIRNGIEVDNRFVVPYNAKLLLKFRTHINMEWCNQSTSIKYLFKYINKGYDRITAAIVMNENGCPIERQDIDEIKQYIDCRYVSPSEASWRIYGFPIHGRKPAVERLHFHCEGQHSVYYTDISNVSNVLEKPSVTESMFTAWFEANQKYTEAQQLTYSNFVSKFVYVKKKREWKPRQKGYTIGRLIWVPPTTGELYFLRMMLTHVKGPRNYSELKIVNNVKYDTFRDACFAMGFIGDDREFIAAISEAFQWGSGHYLRLLFVHMLLSSSINRPRHVWSKTRHLLSDGILYSQQTIANNRGLRLSEQEIYNLTLIEIEKLLQRNRKSLSDFPGMPKPQGYVPEEFGNKLIYEERNYNPDEQLQEFNMLYQNLTDEQRDVFKQIMMAVNNQNGGVFFLYGYGGTGKTYMWRTLASYIRSKKQICLTVASSGIASLLLPGGRTAHSKFKIPIPTLESSTCDINKGSDRGDLLKLSKLIIWDEAPMCHKFCFEALDKTMKDIMGGSKASNKIFGGKVIVFGGDFRQILPVIPRGSRSDIVHATINSSYIWDHCKVLKLTKNMRLQQSAKSTSSAELRHFSNWILTVGDGKISEPNDGYAEIDVPKDLLISDFDDPLKAIFENTYPNFAVNYNNVDFLQSRAILAGTIETVDQINQYILEFVPGQEKEYLSSDSVDTTDGDGNESFDVLTPEFLNALQTSGVPNHKIKLKIGTPIMLLRNIDQAEGLCNGTRLIVTKLADHVIEAKIISGKNIGGIVYIARMDITPTQSPWPFRMTRRQFPIMVCYAMTINKSQGQSLDFVGIYLPRSVFSHGQFYVAVSRVKSKKGLKILIHDKDKQPLSVTTNVVFKEVFENL